Below is a genomic region from Papilio machaon chromosome 11, ilPapMach1.1, whole genome shotgun sequence.
atgagtctatagctgtacaaatttgaatttggaattccttaccaaagaggagaaattcgtgattaaagtggccagtacgaaaaacgccaatttcatatgtaaggacctaatatactgccttatatgtatattgtagtagaaatatttaaattgtgaacGCTTTAATGAATGAATCTcattacaatgtttaaatttaatgtaatatgtgTATGTATTGGTCACAGAAgcttgtgtgtgtgtgtgtgtttggcCGCGTGTGTGATGGCCACAGACTGAGGTACAGTGACATATCCGGTTTGAGATTGTTCAAGACtgacagaattttttttatgattttttttccgaAAAACGTATCTCAAGTTTTTAAAGGTTACGATTTGTATATGGGGACTGTTTGCAATTTAACGATAGGTTTCtaaagttttgaaaaaaaagacaattcataagaaagtttttaatttctcgaTGAATTTTTCTAAGCATGTGGTGATTGTAATTGTTGACGTCACTgattatgttattgttatttcttaataaagtaAACTTGAATATTGTCTTTGGAAagattttagtttatattaggTTGGTACCtgtttcaaacatatttaagaTTTCAAATTCGCTAGTcctaagtaaatataaaatttatattcaataaaatattgatccAAAGTTTGGAGCTTAGCAACGCTTGTGGCTGCTGAGgaattataataagtatatGTAAGTGTACAAGTTGGTATGAGTCAACTTTCTCAATAACCACTTTTTGGTCTGAACATGCCATGATTCCAGTTCATCATATCTTAAACACTTTTAGATAAGCATTTACAACTTCTACAAGATaataaagaaacaatattatatttatagaagtttatttattaatatctttacatgtttaagctaaaaattgtattagttTCCGTCTTAtgaggttttattttattgtctacAAACAATTTCTCAAATTAATAAAGCGCACAAAGTTTGTCGGCGAGCGGCGGAGAGCAGCGGAGAGCGGCGCGCACGCTTGTAGGCGAATAcgaacacatttttatataacttttgtattttacaaatatataaagtgaACTTTGAatctattatttacataacctTACCCAtcttactatatttattatttagtaaatataaacaactacAAACTTGTTTTCAAAAAAGCCAACAAATGGgttatgaaatgttattttattatttcggtCATATTGTCCGCGGCATCCTCAAGTCACATTGTCGTCTAACCTATGAAATGAAAGAAAACCtcatcaaattaaaacattatttcctAAAATTCAATAATGATCATAtttgacttattttttagccgacttcaaaaagaaggaggttatcaattgactgtatttttttttatgtgtgttatatATAACTTGTGGTATCGCGCCGGCGCTGATACACTAAAGACATTAAAATCAGGTACAcaagtattaatatttttactccaatttaaaagtaataaagtcaTCATTTTTAATGAGTTTATAATGGTCTCAAGCAACACGCATTATACAACcgaaaatgttttctttcgaCCATGGACAGGTGAATGGAACAGAAAAGAGAAGGTATTAAGCAGAGTAAGGTCGATAGAGGGCGCTAGGGAAGAAAGATATCGGCTCAGAAGATGCGAACGATCccgaaaaaaaaagtcaattgaatttaattcaacTAAACAACAAACGAATTATTTACAACGACACTGCCAAAACTATTATTAGTATCAcagaaaatatgttaaaaggGAGTGTGCTACAGCTATAAGGCGGTGGGTGCTGTATGGGCGACGGCGTGCGCGTGCAGAGGCAGCGCGGCGTAGGCGGATGTGGGCAGCGCGCGGCCCCGCGGCGGGCAGCCCGGCAAGTACCAGAACAGCCACAGCGCCGCCGCCGACGAGAACATGCAGAACGCGATGAGGCCGACCACCGCGCCCGAGCCCCCGCCGCCTCCACGCTCGCGCGGGCATCGGAAGTACTTCTCCTTCAACTCGAATATTTTGCTGTTGAACAGCGACTTCGGGGTGTAACATCTGAAACAGGTTATTCCTTGGCCGTTACTATGGTGTTGGGTGTTCTGCAATAGATTGAATGGGATCTTTGATGTCCGATATGAGAAGACACATTGACACATTATATTTGAGGAAAACTTTGCATATGTATGAGTCATACGAGAAATACTTAGATGCTCAACGTATTTTCCGTTGATTCTGAAAAACCTTGTAACAGATTCAGTTCGAACAGTGAGCTGGCCGTATTCTGACTAATACATTGATGAACAAAGAGTAGGTACATGAACGTCACATGAACGCGATAAGAACTTGTTGCGGATTAAAGCGGACACTGATAATCGCTGATTAATTACCTTAAATACATTAGGTCTTATCTCTTCTCCATACTCGTATTTGTCTATTCCTTTTTCATACAGACAGATACTCAACAGAACCGACTTCGTGTACTCACCTCAAGTGTTCGTAATCGTTTGGTTTGATTTGAAACTGCTTGATCCAGGCCAGCCGGCAGTCGCAGTGCCAGCGGTTGCCTTGCAGATCGAGGCGGGAGAGTTGCCCCAGGGGCACCTGCAGCCGCCGGTCCAGGGTCTGCAACCTGGACGACTTGAGCGACAACTCCTCCAGCGCGAAGTCGTCTGCGTCTTCCAGCACTTCCCGGCCGAACGCCAGCGCACTGAACTCCGTCAAGTTGAGGTTTCTCTCGAGGTCCAGCCTCACGAGCGCCCGGAGCGGCTCCAGCGCGTTCGCCGGCACCGACCCAATGCTGAGGTTGTTCATCTTGAGCACCTTCAGTGCCGTCAAGTCGGAGAAGTCCTCGCCTGATATCTCCCGGATCGGGTTATCGGACACGTCCAAGTACTCCAGGGTGAACGGGATCTCGAACAACTCGGTCAAGTCGTTGTTGGCGATGACCAGCTCCCGTATGTCGTAGGCGTCTACAAAGAAATTGTAGTGCACGCGGCCCAAGCCGATGCCACTGATGGACACCTTTTGGATCTTGTTCGTTAGGCCAAATCCGTCCCTATCGAACAGGTCGGTGTCCTGGAGGGCGGGCccgatgttgttgttgttcaGGATGACCTCGTGCAGCTCCCGCAGCGGATGGAACGTGAGTTTTGCGAACGACACAAAATTGTTATTCGCCAAATTTAAGAACTCCAGCTTTGTAATGGACCGGAAGACGGCGCCGTCGAGTCGCTCCAGTCGGTTGTAACTGAGGTCGAGGCGGCGCAGATCGGGGAGCGCAAGGGCGCCCGGCTCAATCTCTGTAATGTCGTTGTTTTTCAGCACCAACTCCTGCAACGATTTGGATCGGAGGAAAGGCCCCGATGGTATTATCTTCAAACCGCTCGAGGAGAGGTCGAGAGAGTGGGCCCGGGGCGGCAGCGTGCGATTACCGCCGAGGGCGCTCCTCCTGTAGGAGCAGTCAATGTGCTGCCGCATGAGGTCCTCCTCGGCTCGCTCGTGGTACCTGCATACACACTCGTCAGGGGCGTCGCAGAaggtccagccgcgcgccgcgcaGCAGACGGCCGCCAGCGCAAGGACGGCGAACGCGCGTCGCATTCTGTCCGCAATAAGACGCGCACAAAACTGATAGTGTGACTCGCGGCGCAACTACGACGTTATCAGTGGCGGCGTTATCTTAGATATTTGATTGTTGGTCATTTCTCTTTGTTTACGTACGTATAGACGAGGCCGTAAGTAGGTGAGATAGTGTGCGGTGCGGGGAGGCGCGCCTCGGCTTCGCTGTCGCTACACACATTAAACTTATTTCATAcccgattttatttaataactttgtaaCGAAGGTAGCTCGTTAATTGTTGACATgatcaaagtttaaatatttcattcaaaGATTAATATgatgtatgtacatacaatTATGTTATACCTAAAGATACAactaaacattgtaaaatatgtagttGTTGAATGcagaattaaacattctgTCAAAGAGGTGGCATACTGGCCACCAAGACCTTTGACTTTTTGTGTTAGAAAAAGATATGTGAAAAATAGAAAGAGAATCGCGCGGGAAGTTAACGACGAGATTTAGTAGATATTAAAGTttgattgaaataattaatgtaaatagttttagtataagtatattaacaacgtaaaaaatcatttttgtcTGCCGTGCtgttgttttacatttatatagtAGGTAGCGAGCGTATttgagaaatttaaaattatacaaaatagtgaagtagcaaaaaataaacttttaatttgttcaagTAATGTAAATGTGATCTTTTGATGACATTATTTACCTGATAATGAATATGATGTATGAATATTGAGACAGATTTGGCCTACGGTCGGCGCGGGTCTTCATCTGTGCTCTTGTTTGATCACACGCCGGTACTGCTGCGTGCGGCGACATAACATCTGTCACTGACTATAATTTGTGAACTCCTCGCCCAAAGCAGGAGACCTCTGGAGGTCGGGCTGTAGCTCGCCGTGTGGCGGTGTGGCAGAGTGTGGCACACGTTTCTCGTGCGTAGCAAGATTCAACATTGGGAAAGGTGAGAAAATAAAGGcggtataataaaatatattttattggacACGATACAATTGTTACAAAGTTAGATGGTAGTGGCGGCGGCGGGTGTGCGGCGCGGCTCTAGAACCTGGTGCGCGGGGGTTGCGCCGCGCCCTTGCTGGCGGGGTCGTCGTGCGCCTGCGGACATCGCGCACATCACATAGTGCAACAAGTAAATATTCTATAAACTGTGTTTTGTATTTATCTGTGTGTTGGAATCAAAGGTTGTACTTTATAATCACCGGTAAATGTGATAGTcgtgtggtgtgtggtgtgtggtgtggCGATGTTACCTTGACGACGATGCTGGTGCGCGGGCCGGTGAGCCAGAGCTGGCCCTTGTCGTCGACGAAGGCGGCGTCGACCGCCACAGTGTAGAGTCCGGCGGCGGGCACGCTCACCAGCTGCTGCGCCGAGAAGAAATCTCGCACCGGCGTCACCGTCTGCACCGCGCGCAGCACCGCCCCGCCCACTGCGCCCGCCTCCGCGCTCTGACACCACACAACAGTCTCCTCACTCAATATCTTCATCTTTACGGCTATTCAGATTTTCTCAAAGCAGCCATAAAGAAAGCCTCTAAACTTGCCATCTCGTTAGAGCTGCACATTTTTATGGTTCATGTTTTAGCTTTAGATGATAGATTTAGTTACGAATGTGTGTGAAATGTAGACGTTACCTTGTCGTTGTTGCGGGTGTGGGGGGTGTGCGGGGCGTGCGGGGAGGCGGTGACCGTGATCTGTACGCCCCGCACCGCGCGCCGCCCCTGACGCTTGCTGCACAACACATCACATACACGTTGATACAAATACCTTTCAGTGACGGAAGAAATGGCAACATGCGAGTACCTGACGGGCGGGTGCAGCGCGACGCCCTCCATGCGCAGGGCGAGGCGGTGTCCCAGCGGCAGCGCGGCCGCGTGGtccggcggcggcgcgcgccAGCCCGGCGCCAGCGACAGCCGGCACAGCGTGGCCGCGCCCCGCGCCTCGCACACCCCGCGCGGCCACAGCGCGCCCGCGCAGCACGCCCGCACCCCCGCCAGCACCGCCTCCGCGTGCTGCAACCTCGCACTCTCAGTGTCAGCTCTCGCGCGACATCTCTGCCTCGCACCTTAGCCACTGACGTGTCACCTTGTGCGTGATGCCGGccggggcggcggcggcggcggcggcggcggcggggcCCTCGAACAGCTCCGCGCTGATGGCGGCCAGGCGCGCGGCCGGCGCCAGCGCCACCACCTCCTCCAGCGtgcggggcgcggggggcgcggcgcACGTCTCGTACTCCACCCCCGCGCCGCCtcccgcaccccccgcgcgGTCCAGGAACTGCGCCAGCTGCGCAAACGTGTGCTGCGAGCTGCGCGAGGTTCACGGAGTCAAGgagcattaaattttttcgattttttatttgttgaatCGATTTAAGATGAGTTACAAGTCACAACTGCAGTTTGAAGATTctatacaatataatatgcaGAAAGGATACATATGAAGGTGATCGAGCGTGGAGTCGTCTGCGTGGAAGGCGGTGCGGGCGATGTGCGCGTACCGCTGCGCCACGCCCGCCGCCTggcgcgccgcccgccgcaacgcgcccgccgccgcgcccgctCGGCCGCTCGCCTCGCGCGCCGCTTGCGCCACCGCGGGCGGCGGCTGCGTGCAGAGAgcgcgcgcggcggcggcggcggcggccagCGCGGCGagggcggcggcgcgcgcgctCATCCAGGCGGCGGCGAGCGGCGTGCAGGCGCTGCAGCCCGCGCAGCCCGCCGCGCacgccgcgcccgcgcccccgcccgcgccgcccgcgtcCCCGCACGCCTCCCACAGCCCGCTGCACGTCTCCAGCCCGGAGATGCCTGTACACTTGCAGGTGAGTGGAGGTGTGTGCGGCGCGACGACGGGCGAGTGTTGCGGACGTACCTTCGTTGAGCAGACGGGCGTCGGCGTCGGCGGCGCGGTGCAGCGCGCTCAGCCAGCGCTGCGCCGCCTCGCTGGCCGCCTCGCCGCTCAGCCGCCGCAGCAGGTCGGCGGCCACCGCCTGGTGCCCGTACCTGAGACAG
It encodes:
- the LOC106709563 gene encoding slit homolog 2 protein isoform X1 — translated: MRRAFAVLALAAVCCAARGWTFCDAPDECVCRYHERAEEDLMRQHIDCSYRRSALGGNRTLPPRAHSLDLSSSGLKIIPSGPFLRSKSLQELVLKNNDITEIEPGALALPDLRRLDLSYNRLERLDGAVFRSITKLEFLNLANNNFVSFAKLTFHPLRELHEVILNNNNIGPALQDTDLFDRDGFGLTNKIQKVSISGIGLGRVHYNFFVDAYDIRELVIANNDLTELFEIPFTLEYLDVSDNPIREISGEDFSDLTALKVLKMNNLSIGSVPANALEPLRALVRLDLERNLNLTEFSALAFGREVLEDADDFALEELSLKSSRLQTLDRRLQVPLGQLSRLDLQGNRWHCDCRLAWIKQFQIKPNDYEHLRCYTPKSLFNSKIFELKEKYFRCPRERGGGGGSGAVVGLIAFCMFSSAAALWLFWYLPGCPPRGRALPTSAYAALPLHAHAVAHTAPTAL
- the LOC106709563 gene encoding TLR4 interactor with leucine rich repeats isoform X2 produces the protein MRRAFAVLALAAVCCAARGWTFCDAPDECVCRYHERAEEDLMRQHIDCSYRRSALGGNRTLPPRAHSLDLSSSGLKIIPSGPFLRSKSLQELVLKNNDITEIEPGALALPDLRRLDLSYNRLERLDGAVFRSITKLEFLNLANNNFVSFAKLTFHPLRELHEVILNNNNIGPALQDTDLFDRDGFGLTNKIQKVSISGIGLGRVHYNFFVDAYDIRELVIANNDLTELFEIPFTLEYLDVSDNPIREISGEDFSDLTALKVLKMNNLSIGSVPANALEPLRALVRLDLERNLNLTEFSALAFGREVLEDADDFALEELSLKSSRLQTLDRRLQVPLGQLSRLDLQGNRWHCDCRLAWIKQFQIKPNDYEHLRLDDNVT